A single bacterium DNA region contains:
- a CDS encoding class II fumarate hydratase, whose protein sequence is MSEQRVEKDSLGEIEVPAGAYYGAQTERARRNFPISDLTFPRRFIEALGLIKGECAAVNEEMGHLDSKLAEAIRKAADEIVAGDLDSHFPLDIFQTGSGTSTNMNVNEVISNRAIEILGGELGSKTPVHPNDHVNRGQSSNDVIPTAIHVSAYSAIVAELEPALEELASELEAKASEFDDVVKIGRTHLQDAVPVRLGQEFSGYAQQIRNGLERLAAAKPRLAQLALGGTAVGTGLNAPEGFADRVISRMADRTGFAFVPAPNRFEALAAKDAAVEASGAVKVIAVSLTKIANDLRWLGSGPRCGIGEILLPSLQPGSSIMPGKVNPVIPESVLMVAAQVVGNDAAITVGGMSGVFELNVMMPVIAYNLLQAITITANASSNLARRCVKGLEADRERARDMVEKSLAMVTSLAPKIGYDRAAEIAKEAYKTGRTVRELALDKEVLPKEELEEALDPRAQTEGGVQSH, encoded by the coding sequence ATGTCTGAACAGAGAGTCGAGAAAGACAGTCTGGGCGAAATCGAAGTACCGGCGGGTGCCTACTACGGCGCGCAGACAGAGCGCGCACGGCGAAACTTCCCGATCAGCGATCTGACCTTCCCGCGCCGATTCATAGAAGCACTGGGTCTGATCAAAGGCGAGTGCGCGGCGGTCAACGAGGAGATGGGCCACCTCGACTCGAAACTGGCCGAGGCGATCCGGAAGGCGGCCGACGAAATCGTCGCGGGAGATCTGGACAGCCACTTCCCGCTGGACATCTTCCAAACAGGTTCCGGAACCTCGACCAACATGAACGTCAACGAGGTGATCTCGAATCGGGCGATCGAGATTCTGGGCGGGGAGCTGGGTAGCAAGACTCCGGTTCATCCGAACGACCACGTGAATCGGGGGCAATCGTCGAACGACGTCATCCCGACTGCGATTCACGTGTCGGCGTACTCGGCGATCGTTGCCGAGCTCGAGCCGGCACTCGAAGAGCTGGCGTCGGAGCTGGAGGCCAAGGCCTCGGAGTTCGATGACGTCGTCAAGATCGGTCGCACCCACCTTCAGGACGCCGTTCCGGTTCGACTGGGCCAGGAGTTTTCCGGTTACGCTCAACAGATTCGCAATGGACTCGAGCGTCTCGCCGCGGCCAAGCCCCGACTGGCTCAGCTTGCCCTCGGTGGAACGGCCGTGGGAACCGGTCTGAACGCGCCGGAAGGGTTCGCCGATCGCGTGATCTCGCGCATGGCGGACCGCACCGGCTTCGCCTTCGTGCCGGCGCCGAATCGATTCGAAGCCCTTGCCGCCAAGGACGCGGCCGTGGAAGCGTCGGGCGCGGTCAAGGTGATCGCCGTGTCGCTGACCAAGATCGCCAACGATCTGCGCTGGCTGGGCTCGGGGCCGCGTTGCGGCATCGGCGAGATTCTCCTGCCCAGCTTGCAGCCGGGGAGCTCGATCATGCCCGGGAAGGTCAATCCCGTGATTCCGGAATCGGTCTTGATGGTGGCTGCCCAGGTCGTGGGCAACGATGCGGCGATTACGGTCGGCGGGATGTCCGGAGTCTTCGAGCTGAACGTGATGATGCCGGTGATCGCCTACAATTTGCTCCAGGCGATCACCATCACCGCGAACGCCAGCTCGAACCTCGCGCGCCGCTGCGTCAAGGGCCTCGAGGCCGATCGCGAGAGAGCCCGAGACATGGTGGAGAAGTCGCTTGCGATGGTCACGTCTCTGGCGCCGAAGATCGGCTACGATCGTGCCGCCGAGATCGCCAAAGAGGCCTACAAAACGGGGCGTACGGTACGCGAGCTGGCTCTCGACAAGGAAGTGCTTCCCAAAGAAGAGCTCGAGGAAGCTCTGGATCCACGCGCGCAGACCGAGGGCGGGGTGCAGAGTCACTGA